The genomic region GCCTCGGTGCAGCGCGCGGTGGCCGCCGGGGTCGACGGCATCGAGCACTGCACGTGTCTGGCCGGCGGGGCGATGGTCGTGCCGGTCGAGTTGATGGACGCGTTGGCCGAGGCGGACGTCGCCGTCTGCCACACCCTCGGCGTCACGGTGGAGCCGCCGCCCTTCATCAGGGAGGCGTTCGAGCGGATGGGGATGAGCCTCGCCGCCAAGATCGCCGCGGTCGGCCGGATGCACGACCACGGGGTGCGGTCGGTGTCCGGTACCGATGGCGGGATCGCGGCGGGCAAGCCGCACGGGATCACGGCCCACGCGCTCGCGGACATGATCGAGGCGGGTGTGCCGAACGCGGCGGTGCTGGCCAGTGCGACCAGTCAGGCCGCGAAGGCGTGCGGTGTCAGCAAAGGCGTGCTGAGGGCGGGGTGGGACGCGGACATCATCGCGGTGCGGGGAGATCCCGTGCGGGACATCAAGGCGATGCACCGCGTGACCACCGTGGTGATCGGCGGTCAGATCGTGACGACGACCTTGCCGGCCGACCGTCGCGAGTAGACGTGGTCGATCGCCTCAAGTGCTTCTGACAGAGGGAAGGTGCGGTCGACGGCCGGCTTGACCTCGCCGGCCTCGATGAGGACGCGCAGCTCCTCGAAGACGTCACCGCGTTCCGCCGACGTCAGTCCGACGAGCTTCTGCGGGACGAAGAGGTTCAGCGCCAGCGCCCGCAACGACCGGTCGAACCCGCCGAAGATCGGCTCCGTCGTCTCCGAGCCGACGATCACCACCGTGCCGCGCTTGCCCGCCGCGTCGCGCAGCCGGGACAACGAACGGTGGCCGCCGCAGTCCAGCACCAGGTCGTAGGTGCCGGTGAAGTCCGCGACCGTGTAGTCGACAACCTCGTGCACGCCCAACGAACGGACGAGCTCGACCTTCTTCGTGCTGCACACGCCCGTGACGTGCGCACCGAGCGATCGTGCGATCTGCACGCCGTACGAACCGACGCCGCCGCCCGCGCCGAGCACCAGGACCCGTTGTCCCGCCTTGACCGAACGCAACCCCTGCAACGCGGTGCCACCCGAGATCGGCACTGCCGCCGCCTCCGCGAACGAGAGGCCCGCCGGCTTGCGTGCCAGCCGCTTGGCCTGCGTGACGGCGTACTCGGCGAACGCTCCGTCACAGGTGCCGAACACCTCGTCGCCCACGGCGAACTCGGTCACCTGCGGACCGACCGCCGTCACGACACCGGACACGTCCCGTCCCGGCACCGGCGACTTCGGTCCGCGGAACCCGAAGCCGATGACCCGCAACAGGTAAGGCTTGCCGCTGAGGAGGTGCCAGGTGCCCATGTCGACGCCGGCCGCCCGCACCTCCAGCAGAACCTCACCCTGCCCAGGCACGGGCACATCCAGGTCACCGAGCACCGCCGATCCGTATCTTCGCTGCACAACAGCCTTCACGTCGTCTCCTCCTCCGGGTACTGGAACACCTCTTCGAGCGGAACCCCGAACACGCGCGCGATCCGGAACGCCACCTCCAGCGAGGGCGAGTACCGCCCCTGCTCGATGGCGATCAACGTCTGCCGCGTCACGCCGATCGCCGCGGCGAGGTCGGCCTGCTTCATCTCGTCGTGCGCGAACCGCAACGCGCGGATCGAGTTCGTGACCTTCGTCGGCTTCACCGCACGCCCTGCCGGTAGGCCGCGATCTTGGCGAGGGAACCGAGCACGGCGGACAGCGCGAAGCACAGGTAGAGCACGTTCGCGATCCAGAAGTGCGGCGCCTCGGCCATCGCCAGCACCAGTGCGGCCACACCGCCGATCACGACGAACGACTGGCCGACGTGGTCGCCGAAGCGCCCGATCTCCACGTCGCGCTCGTCGACCTGCAGCCCGCCTTCCCGGCGCGACGCGATGCCGAACCAGATGCCGGACACGATCCCCACGACGATCCCGAACCCGATCGTCCACAGCGCCGCGTCGACGTACGGCACCTCGGCCAGCGGCCGCCCACCGGCCCGCCCCAGCACGAGCACGACGTACACCGCGTAGCCGACCGCGGCGACG from Lentzea guizhouensis harbors:
- a CDS encoding NAD(P)-dependent alcohol dehydrogenase — protein: MKAVVQRRYGSAVLGDLDVPVPGQGEVLLEVRAAGVDMGTWHLLSGKPYLLRVIGFGFRGPKSPVPGRDVSGVVTAVGPQVTEFAVGDEVFGTCDGAFAEYAVTQAKRLARKPAGLSFAEAAAVPISGGTALQGLRSVKAGQRVLVLGAGGGVGSYGVQIARSLGAHVTGVCSTKKVELVRSLGVHEVVDYTVADFTGTYDLVLDCGGHRSLSRLRDAAGKRGTVVIVGSETTEPIFGGFDRSLRALALNLFVPQKLVGLTSAERGDVFEELRVLIEAGEVKPAVDRTFPLSEALEAIDHVYSRRSAGKVVVTI
- a CDS encoding helix-turn-helix transcriptional regulator, whose amino-acid sequence is MKQADLAAAIGVTRQTLIAIEQGRYSPSLEVAFRIARVFGVPLEEVFQYPEEETT